From one Mycosarcoma maydis chromosome 17, whole genome shotgun sequence genomic stretch:
- a CDS encoding uncharacterized protein (related to DOT5 - nuclear thiol peroxidase) — MTTEATGPRRSARNAGKPAASASASARAPVAVKRKAASSNAGDKRAKLDSQPASIAKVLEIGDALPSLKLKLDDSSELDTATLKNVVLFSYPRANTSGCTTQAKLYRDNHAAFTRANYTVYGLSNDAPSSLSSWKSKLSLPYNLISDPQRLLIKALTGSNDKTKRSHFVIDANAKLALAQLSVKPAESCESALAFVQPKSD; from the exons ATGACTACAGAAGCGACGGGTCCAAGGCGGAGTGCACGGAATGCAGGCAAACcggcagcgagcgcgagcgcaagTGCTCGCGCTCCAGTGGCGGTCAAGCGCAAGGCGGCGTCGTCCAACGCTGGCGACAAGAGAGCGAAGCTCGATTCGCAGCCGGCAAGCATCGCGAAAgtgctcgagatcggcgaCGCGCTGCCGTCGTTGAAACTCAAACTGGACGATTCATCCGAACTCGACACTGCGACACTCAAGAATGTCGTCCTGTTCTC CTATCCCCGCGCAAACACTTCCGGCTGCACCACCCAGGCCAAACTATACCGCGACAACCACGCCGCTTTCACCCGCGCCAACTACACCGTCTACGGCCTCTCGAACGACGCGCCCAGCTCGCTCTCTTCGTGGAAGTCCAAATTGTCGCTCCCCTACAACCTCATCTCGGACCCACAGCGTCTCCTCATCAAAGCTCTCACCGGCTCCAACGACAAGACCAAGAGAAGCCACTTTGTCATtgacgccaacgccaagtTGGCCTTGGCCCAGTTGAGTGTCAAACCCGCCGAGAGCTGCGAGAGCGCATTGGCGTTTGTCCAACCCAAGTCTGATTGA